The DNA window CTACACATGATCTCACACATAGCATTCAAAATGACCGCCTTTTACTTGAATACAAGCATCTAAACTCTTcgagaaattcttgaaaaccCTCGCGATCGTTTCCGGCAAGGTTTCATCCCATGCCTTTATCCGAGCTCTTTTCAGCGAAGCCAATGACTAATGTTTAAAAGAGCAGGCATTTTGCTCCGAGATCGACCAGATAGCAGTCCAAAGGAGAGCGGGGATGTCTGAAGGCCAAACATCCTCCgtccaaaaatccaaaagattGGTCTCACACCATTACGGTGGCTTCTTTGCGCCGTGGGTGGGAATTTGTTGGAAGGTCCAGTCAATGCGTTTCCTTAGCGTTTTCTATAGCACAAAGAATCACCACATCCTCCATGATTTGGTTTCGAAAGATTTTGGCATTGATTTTAACTCCTTTCTGGACAAAAACAAGCTTGGTCTTGCCCAGGCCCGATATTCCAGCGCACACCATCAAGGACTGTGAAACGATCCTTTTGACAGCAGTTCCTGTTGATTCCGTCGATTTCGGAGTGACTCAACGATGCATTGTCCTTTGGCGAATTTGCATGGATACTGTTCGAGAGGTTCAGTGGTTCTTCaagatttattctctcagaaTTCCATCGAATGCCAAGTGCGCTATGACTCGTCTTCAAATACTGTAGCGAATCAATAGCTTATCGGATTACAACATCACAAAATGTTTTCGTTCTCAAGACTCAACAACGGTCATCGATTGACTAACCTAGCATTCAACAGCGGTCATCGATTGACTAACCTAACATTTGaatacaaagaaaaggaacaagcGAAAAGGTTGCGAGATACCGCGGCACTGGCGTGCTCAACAAAGGAACTACGCAAAACACAGAACTATAGAACTGTCGAAGATCTTTCGGAACTAACTGTTACCGTATGCTGCTGTTGATCATAATCCCAGCCGCGATTGATGTGTTCCTCGACTCGCTCGGCATCTTTCCTCGAGTGGCCATCGGTCCATCGATCGTTAGCGACGGCGAAACGAGTCAGACACATGAATACAGCCAGAGAATCAAACTGACGGAGGAACTGACGAATACTGACGAGGGTTGAACGTAGGTGACAGGCGACTGAATACTGGCAGCATCGGCAACTGGAAGGCGATTGAATATAGTAGTTATGACGACAGCACGAGGCGACAGCAAGAAGAATGGAGGGCGACGGACGCCAGCGTAAAAGGGAGGGAGGGAGAATTGCAGTGGTTGAGTCAACCAGGGCACCTCTCCTGCGGGGCGGCGAtgagatttcaaattttgcgcCGCTTGTAGGTGGAAGACGCAGATGGTTTGTTCGGGCATAGAAGCACATTATGAGTAGAAGCGCAGAATGTGCACGAGATTCCACAGTCTTCCACGTGACGAGGTTGAAGGCATCTGTTGCATAGTTGCAGGTTGGACGCTTGTACCGCACGTGAGACGGGATCCGGATATCTGCAGCATTGTCCAGTCGGGTGGTTATCCTTGTTATCTTCGAACGAGCAGAAGACACAACTcgacttctgtttttttctttccagtagcagatccatttttttgttgacgtCGTCAGCTTGGCGGTTGAGTATTTTGACAATCGCGTCGATCTTCGCGTTGAAATACAGGCCTGAGATCGGGTAAATCCCAGTCCTAGCACCATCCCAGCGACGAATGCCAGGGAGCGCCACTTTCTGGCGTGAGTTGAGAATTTTGTTGTCATGAACGTGTGGCAGGTAGGCAATTGTGCTCtagagaagaatttttatcAAGCGGTCGTTGCAGGTGACACGGCAGTTCTGTCTTACGACTGCTTGTTGGTAGTCTAAAGTGATCAGCGAAAGCTTCGCGTTCGGGTTGCATTCCACTGAGAAGCTATGGTCGTCGCATTGAATTATAACCCAAGCGGGAATCTCTGTGGAACATGACGCAATCACGGTAGCTCCTCCTTGACAGTTGTAACAGCCCATCAAATTTGTCAAGTTGATGTTGCTGTTTTGCTGGACAATGTAGTGAGCGCTGTCGCGCATATACTTCGACTCTGTAGCGACTGTCATTTCTTCTCTCCTGGACAATGCCGTTATCGCTCCATTTTTGCTTACAACCTTTACAAATGGACTTGACACAGGCAAAATATTGGTTATGTCAGTTTTGATGCTGCTTATTGAGTCAGATGGGCAATTGCACCTTGTTGGGTTTGCCTGCACGTCACAATCGCAGATCATCTTATTTCTGTATTTTGAAAACTGTTTCAGCGCCTCTTCCTTTGTGGAGCGTTCGGTCGGTAAAACAAAATCGTATGGAACGATtgagatttcattttttttgattgcaaATGTGCTTTTCAATAGAGCGCATGATGGTTTCATGAACGATATTACCGTTATTGAGGTGTCGTCAACCGTTTCTGTCATATACGGTTGTAAGACGAGTGTTTTGTAGGAATTTTTGTCGTAAAGTAAAACCTTCACTTTCAATCGTATTGACGCTTCATACACATTTCGCGACTTCATACACAACCCTGTCCTTGGTACTTGTGCGACGCGATAGAACGAACATGCTAGGAGAAGTAAGAGACATCCACATAGGAGCCGGCCGCATGATGGCTCACAACCGAAAGTATCCTGGGTATTGTGAGGCGTCCACCAGCTCAGCTATTTCACTGCTTGAAGTAATGTTGGAATATGCATTGCGAGTACATGAACCCATTTGAGCACACCAGGTTGCACTGAAAACCGTGTATTCTGTGTCCTTGGGGTAAAGCAACGTACGCTTAGGACAGTGAAGCTCTACCGGTAGCCTTTCTACGGCTACGGAGCCTATTGTGTCGTTAGCATGCATAATGTTGATGGATGTCATGTGATTAAGCTAGTTAAACAGAATTTCTTGGTAAAATTCAAAAGCGCATTTGTTATGTGACGTACAAATGAGTTCTACGTTGCGTCTGGTGTATCCATGTTGGTGAGCTCTCGCTTGTTCACGCGGAAACACTAGGCAAAGCAAAACAATAGTGAGAGCGATTGCACTTGCGCGGCCGAGCGGTTGCGGCGTGAATGTTTTTAATTGTATGATACTCCTACTGCGCTCGCGAACAAAGTAGTCGTCGGTGGAGACCGAACCGTCGCTGTCTGATTGAGAGGCAACTGCGCTGGCCATTTTGCCATGGTGTTTTTTGCTGTGAACGGCAATTGTAAGCGGAGATTTTGTGATTCATTCTCAAAATATCTGCATGAAGAACGTATGCATAGCTCGAATTTGGATGCCGGAGGTTTGACGTTTACAATTCCATTGGCGCAATTGATTGAGGCATTTGCCCTTACTGCACATCCCATAGTTATAATCATTGTCAA is part of the Necator americanus strain Aroian chromosome V, whole genome shotgun sequence genome and encodes:
- a CDS encoding hypothetical protein (NECATOR_CHRV.G18995.T1); amino-acid sequence: MVLGLGFTRSQACISTRRSTRLSKYSTAKLTTSTKKWICYWKEKNRSRVVSSARSKITRITTRLDNAADIRIPSHVRYKRPTCNYATDAFNLVTWKTVESRAHSALLLIMCFYARTNHLRLPPTSGAKFEISSPPRRRGALVDSTTAILPPSLLRWRPSPSILLAVASCCRHNYYIQSPSSCRCCQYSVACHLRSTLVSIRQFLRQFDSLAVFMCLTRFAVANDRWTDGHSRKDAERVEEHINRGWDYDQQQHTVTVSSERSSTVL
- a CDS encoding hypothetical protein (NECATOR_CHRV.G18996.T1), whose product is MKSRNVYEASIRLKVKVLLYDKNSYKTLVLQPYMTETVDDTSITVISFMKPSCALLKSTFAIKKNEISIVPYDFVLPTERSTKEEALKQFSKYRNKMICDCDVQANPTRCNCPSDSISSIKTDITNILPVSSPFVKVVSKNGAITALSRREEMTVATESKYMRDSAHYIVQQNSNINLTNLMGCYNCQGGATVIASCSTEIPAWVIIQCDDHSFSVECNPNAKLSLITLDYQQAVVRQNCRVTCNDRLIKILL